One part of the Pseudomonadota bacterium genome encodes these proteins:
- the rpe gene encoding ribulose-phosphate 3-epimerase, with translation MPQSIRIAPSILAADFANLAREIKAIEQAGADFIHLDVMDGHYVPNLTFGPAVIKALRPHTKLPFDTHLMIAPVDPYLEDYAAAGADLITIHTDSSPHLHRSLQKIKALGKRAGVALNPSSSIADIQYVMELVDQILVMTVNPGFGGQSFIKEQLSKIHALRVLADKQSHSIDLAVDGGITFQTAKLVIDAGANVLIAGTAVFTGGEKYYAENMKKLRS, from the coding sequence ATGCCACAATCGATCCGCATTGCGCCATCTATTTTAGCAGCTGATTTTGCTAATTTGGCCCGTGAAATAAAAGCCATTGAGCAAGCAGGTGCTGATTTTATTCACCTAGATGTTATGGATGGCCATTATGTGCCTAATTTGACCTTCGGTCCAGCAGTGATCAAGGCATTGCGTCCACATACAAAATTGCCGTTTGATACCCACTTGATGATTGCTCCAGTGGATCCATATCTCGAGGATTATGCGGCAGCTGGCGCTGATCTAATTACAATTCACACCGATTCAAGTCCACATCTGCACCGATCTTTGCAAAAAATCAAAGCTTTGGGCAAAAGGGCAGGGGTTGCTTTGAACCCATCCTCGTCCATTGCCGATATCCAATATGTCATGGAGTTGGTTGATCAAATTTTGGTGATGACAGTCAACCCAGGTTTTGGAGGACAGAGTTTTATCAAAGAGCAACTGTCAAAGATTCATGCGCTTCGAGTTCTTGCAGACAAACAATCCCATTCGATTGATCTTGCTGTTGATGGGGGGATTACCTTTCAAACAGCTAAGTTGGTTATTGATGCAGGAGCAAATGTTTTGATTGCAGGGACTGCTGTTTTCACAGGTGGAGAAAAATATTATGCTGAGAATATGAAAAAACTTCGAAGCTGA
- a CDS encoding glycosyltransferase family 4 protein: MAHFENNPKPKQRLLYLVSEDWYFCSHRLKLAATAKEKGYEVAVATRVNAHSKVIQQHGLTLFPLKHFRRAGLNPWREILTLIEIWRLYRQFKPDIVHHVAIKPVLYGSLVARLYKIPQVVNALAGMGYLFTSKKTIPRLASTLLLKVFRKIFNQKHHTLIVQNQDDERLWRDYAKVKPTRIALIRGSGVDIKQFSPSPEPEGIPIVVCASRMLKDKGIEDLAQAALILARKRIRARILLCGPADDDNPGSLSATQLRQWEQNVSLEWLGPVADMSKRYAECHIAVLPSYREGMPKSLLEAAAAGLPIITTNVPGCREVVENGRNGLLVPAQQPIALAEALGILINHSKLRQKFGRASRKKAVNEFADSLIIEQTLNLYAEKHIATTQEAIVDAA; encoded by the coding sequence ATGGCACATTTTGAAAATAACCCCAAACCCAAACAGAGACTTCTCTATCTAGTAAGCGAAGACTGGTATTTTTGCTCCCATCGCCTGAAACTGGCCGCAACTGCGAAAGAAAAAGGTTATGAGGTGGCTGTTGCGACTCGAGTCAATGCGCATAGCAAGGTCATCCAACAACACGGACTCACGCTATTTCCGCTAAAACATTTCAGGCGTGCTGGCCTCAACCCTTGGCGAGAGATTTTAACCTTGATTGAAATCTGGCGCCTTTACCGTCAATTCAAACCAGATATAGTACACCACGTAGCAATAAAACCTGTTTTATATGGGTCACTTGTTGCAAGACTGTACAAAATTCCTCAAGTGGTCAATGCGCTTGCTGGTATGGGCTACCTATTTACCTCCAAGAAAACAATCCCGCGCCTTGCAAGCACGCTTTTACTGAAAGTCTTTAGGAAAATTTTCAACCAAAAGCATCACACACTTATTGTGCAAAACCAGGACGATGAAAGACTTTGGCGTGATTATGCCAAGGTCAAACCCACACGAATTGCTCTGATTCGTGGCAGTGGCGTTGATATCAAACAATTTTCTCCCTCACCTGAACCAGAAGGAATTCCCATTGTTGTCTGCGCTTCACGCATGCTAAAAGACAAAGGCATAGAGGATTTGGCACAAGCCGCTCTAATCTTAGCCCGCAAACGAATTCGCGCACGGATTCTCCTCTGTGGTCCTGCCGATGATGATAATCCTGGGTCTCTTTCCGCAACCCAGTTACGTCAATGGGAACAAAACGTTTCCCTTGAGTGGCTGGGGCCTGTTGCAGATATGAGCAAGCGATATGCTGAGTGCCATATCGCTGTGCTACCCTCATACCGGGAAGGCATGCCCAAAAGTCTTTTAGAAGCAGCAGCAGCAGGTTTGCCTATCATTACCACCAACGTACCAGGTTGTCGTGAGGTTGTTGAAAATGGCCGTAACGGGCTATTGGTTCCGGCACAACAGCCTATTGCTTTGGCCGAAGCATTGGGCATTCTCATCAATCACTCCAAACTGCGCCAAAAATTTGGACGTGCCAGCCGGAAAAAAGCGGTGAACGAATTTGCCGATTCTTTGATCATTGAGCAAACCCTTAATTTGTATGCTGAAAAACATATTGCTACTACCCAAGAAGCGATTGTTGACGCAGCCTAG
- the def gene encoding peptide deformylase translates to MSVLPLCTAPHPCLVTPTQKVTNIDKEILKLLDDMLDTMHENDGIGLAANQVGISKRLAVIDLGDEPSHTNHPRPLKLINPQLIWAAKEKVPLEQGCLSVPEHCCEVIRPKEVKVKYTNEKGSEQEIHGTGLMAHCLQHEIDHLEGKLIIDYLSQLKKKMALRRLSKLRKQSELS, encoded by the coding sequence ATGTCTGTTTTACCTTTATGTACCGCACCTCATCCCTGTCTTGTGACTCCAACACAAAAAGTCACCAACATCGATAAGGAAATTCTTAAATTGTTAGACGATATGTTGGATACAATGCATGAAAATGATGGGATTGGTCTTGCTGCCAACCAAGTAGGAATCTCCAAACGACTAGCGGTGATTGACTTAGGTGATGAGCCCTCCCATACTAATCATCCTCGACCATTAAAATTGATCAATCCTCAACTGATTTGGGCAGCAAAAGAAAAGGTACCTCTAGAACAAGGCTGTCTTTCTGTTCCAGAGCACTGTTGTGAAGTCATCCGTCCTAAGGAAGTCAAGGTCAAATACACAAATGAAAAGGGCAGCGAACAAGAAATTCATGGCACAGGCTTAATGGCCCATTGCCTACAACACGAAATAGATCATTTGGAGGGAAAACTCATTATCGACTACCTATCCCAACTTAAGAAAAAAATGGCTTTGCGCAGACTATCCAAACTTCGTAAGCAATCAGAATTATCATGA
- the fmt gene encoding methionyl-tRNA formyltransferase, whose amino-acid sequence MTTHIQPLRIIFMGTPEFAVPTLQALIDSPHKVVAVYSQPPRPVGRGHKIQPSPVHALAQKHNIPVQTPKSLRSEEAQGVFASYKADLAVVVTYGLILPAAILASPRLGCINIHVSLLPRWRGAAPIHHALLAGDTETGITIMQMDEGLDTGPMFKQQAFPITPTTTVPELYETLAQEGAHLLVQILAPLNEGKLKPMPQPETGACYAPKITKEMGKLDWTLPAQELERKIRALNPWPGTWFEWNSQNIKIRKAQIVQQKGQPGIVLDDQLTIACGQDALQPLEVQPPGKKAMTVLDFLNGHNVPAGTQLS is encoded by the coding sequence ATGACAACACATATACAACCCCTGCGCATTATTTTTATGGGCACACCTGAATTTGCAGTGCCAACACTGCAAGCGCTCATCGACAGTCCACATAAGGTCGTTGCGGTGTACAGCCAACCCCCACGACCAGTTGGGCGCGGCCACAAAATTCAACCAAGTCCCGTGCATGCTCTTGCGCAAAAACATAATATTCCAGTGCAAACACCAAAGTCTCTTAGGTCCGAAGAGGCCCAGGGCGTCTTTGCCTCGTACAAAGCTGACCTAGCCGTGGTGGTCACCTACGGTCTCATTCTACCTGCTGCAATTCTTGCAAGTCCTCGCTTGGGATGCATCAATATCCACGTCTCGTTACTACCCCGATGGCGCGGTGCTGCCCCTATTCATCACGCACTCCTGGCCGGAGATACTGAAACAGGTATTACCATTATGCAAATGGATGAAGGACTCGATACTGGTCCTATGTTTAAGCAGCAGGCATTTCCCATTACACCAACGACAACTGTGCCTGAGCTTTATGAAACTCTGGCACAAGAAGGCGCACACCTGCTGGTGCAAATTTTAGCTCCCTTAAATGAGGGAAAGCTCAAGCCTATGCCCCAACCAGAAACAGGAGCCTGCTACGCTCCTAAAATTACCAAAGAGATGGGCAAGCTAGACTGGACTCTACCTGCTCAGGAATTGGAGAGAAAAATCAGAGCTCTCAATCCCTGGCCTGGAACTTGGTTTGAATGGAATTCCCAGAATATTAAAATTCGTAAAGCTCAAATTGTTCAACAGAAGGGGCAACCAGGTATAGTCCTTGACGATCAACTGACAATTGCTTGTGGTCAAGATGCTCTGCAACCCCTTGAAGTGCAGCCCCCAGGCAAAAAAGCTATGACCGTACTAGATTTCTTAAATGGACACAACGTTCCAGCTGGAACACAACTTTCTTGA
- the truA gene encoding tRNA pseudouridine(38-40) synthase TruA: MARYKLTLEYDGTPFVGWQVQDSGLSVQEVLETAIKRLCGCSVRAHCAGRTDAGVHATGQVAHCDLPKDYPAHQVQNALNYHMKPHPVAVTHAEIVSDDFHARFSAIERRYLYRIIIRTAPLVLERNRAWRINHDLDARAMHDAAQILLGQHDFSTFRAQACQAKSPIKTLDQLDVTQIDNQIEFKVRARSFLHHQVRNIVGSLKLVGEGKWIKQDLQKALDACDRRKGGPTVPAKGLYLTAVIYYDE, encoded by the coding sequence ATGGCACGTTATAAGCTGACCCTTGAGTACGATGGAACGCCTTTTGTTGGCTGGCAAGTCCAAGATAGCGGCCTATCTGTCCAAGAAGTCCTGGAGACAGCCATCAAACGACTTTGCGGGTGTTCCGTTCGCGCCCATTGTGCAGGTAGAACCGATGCCGGAGTCCACGCTACTGGCCAAGTAGCACACTGCGATTTGCCCAAAGACTATCCTGCACACCAAGTGCAAAATGCCCTCAATTATCACATGAAACCGCATCCTGTTGCTGTCACCCATGCAGAAATTGTCTCAGATGATTTTCATGCAAGGTTTTCGGCCATAGAGCGCCGTTATCTTTATCGAATTATTATCCGCACCGCCCCACTGGTGCTAGAGCGCAACCGCGCTTGGCGTATTAACCACGATCTCGATGCCAGGGCAATGCACGATGCGGCCCAAATCCTTTTAGGCCAACACGACTTTTCAACTTTTAGAGCTCAAGCGTGCCAAGCCAAATCGCCAATAAAAACCCTGGATCAACTTGATGTGACACAAATCGATAATCAAATTGAGTTTAAAGTACGTGCACGTTCTTTCCTGCATCACCAGGTCCGCAACATCGTTGGCAGCCTTAAGCTTGTTGGTGAAGGTAAATGGATCAAACAAGATTTACAAAAAGCACTTGATGCTTGTGACCGCAGGAAAGGCGGTCCCACAGTTCCCGCCAAGGGGCTGTATTTGACAGCAGTAATATATTATGATGAGTGA